AATAACACGAAGATGTCGAAATTTGGCAAAAACCCTACCTACTCATGTTGACCCCATGTTTGATACACCTACATTTAATAAGAAACTGAAAGTTCTAGAAACttctttataattttttaagagaTTTGAACTAGCTCGTCTTAAATACTGCAAACGCTGTATCGTATGAATATTTTCGATACTCCGACACTGCAGATGGTTCACATGAACGTCAATTGACATTGACGTCAATGCAGAAAAATTCGCTTCCTGTACACCAGATTCTGTTTATCTACATGAAATACCTGCTGAACTAATAGAAATGAATAGAAGGCTTCCAACGTCATTTGGTGTCATATCGCGTGCTATAAAAATGAGCGCACGTCGGCAGATAGATCATCAATCGGCAAGTAACAACCGGTATCTCAACACTCCATCACAGCCAACATGAAGTTCGCATTCGCTTTCCTGCTCGCCCTGTTCGCGGTCCTGTGCGTTTGCCAGGCCTACCCACAACCCGCCGAGCAAGCAACCGCCTCCCAAGGTGAAGATGTGAAGGCAGGGGCCACATCCGACGATCAACTGATCGCTCAGCTGAAGGCAAACCCCAACGGGCGATCCTTTTTGGACTTCTTACGTCCTGTGGCCGATTTTATaggaaattttttttaaaccttgacactgaataaaacaatattttttgatCTCAAATACCggtatttttcacattttttgccATTACAATTACCAACCCAAAACTAACACAAAAGATGCGAATGAATTTAAGACACGagaatgtaatatttttttatagcgGAAGCTATAATGTAAATAGTGTAATATAGTGAGAATTTATCTGGttgcgaagcaaaacaataagtAATGTTACcaacattaaaatttgtaaaaacgtatctttgaaatatttgcgaAAATGAAGGTCAGCTAAATACGCCCATAAGGAATGTATaataatttcatacaaaagGAGGCTCACGCAGAAACGCCAAAAACCATTGCTCTCCAAGACAACAGTTTCAACACACTCAAAGTTACATAAAATCGAATTGTTAACCAAAAGCAAAGTTGTTAAACTAcagtgaaataaaagcaaaaaaatctaaacataAGTTTCGCTGCACGACTCAAACGGTGACCAAAAGCgcctttttatttcacaatccTATCGTTAAGACCAGGGAACTATATTCATTGTATTAgctaaaataataatgtataGTTGAATAGTTATAGATTAGTATCATTTTGAATAAGTGAGAGTGTTTCATAAGCATAGTGATATTTGCAATAGCGTTACGGGCCAAAGTAGGGCTTCTTCAGAGCCGCATGTGTCTCTTCATCGTTTTTTGGGGAACCTTTCTCGGTTACATCGAACGTTGCTCACGATCCTCTTTTCAGTGGcgagcgccacctagcgtaaaaCTAAACCTACCGCTGCTAGGTTTTATCGAACAGTTGCTCTCAACAAACcgtattatttataaaatggatattttatttacatctcATTTATTGACGGTTATGGTTTGGAATGATGTTTCCTACCAAGTCGATTCTAATGCCAAGCATGGTTCACGAAAAATGTCCGTTCAGGTTCGCCTTCTGCTTAGCGATCATTTCGAAACATGTCAAAAATGATATCGACAAAGAGATGCGAGATGTTTTCTAGTATCTATATTCAATTTAGATGAATTTCTGTATGAATTTTATACGAAATTTAATGACCTCAGCTGCAATATGCGCCACGCTTACCAGTACCAAGTGTACAAAATTGTATGAACTCAGCTGAAATTTCGTAAACGAAACATCTATGCAACAGGACGATATAACGACTCAATTTTGCAGATGGTTCACATGAACGTCAATTGACATTGACGTCAAGGCAGGAAAATTCGCTTCCTGTACACCAGATTCTGTTTATCTACATGAAACACCTGCTGAACTAATAGAAATGAATAGAAGGCTTCCAACGTCATTTGGTGTCATATCGCGTGCTATAAAAATGAGCGCACGTCGGCAGATAGATCATCAATCGGCAAGTAACAACCGGTATCTCAACACTCCATCACAGCCAACATGAAGTTCGCATTCGCTTTCCTGCTCGCCCTGTTCGCGGTCCTGTGCGTTTGCCAGGCCTACCCACAACCCGCCGAGCAAGCAACCGCCTCCCAAGGTGAAGATGTGAAGGCAGGGGCCACATCCGACGATCAACTGATCGCTCAGCTGAAGGCAAACCCCAACGGGCGATCCTTTTTGGACTTCTTACGTCCTGTGGCCGATTTTATaggaaattttttttaaaccttgacactgaataaaacaatatttttttatctcaaaTACCggtatttttcacattttttgccATTACAATTACCAACCCAAAACTAACACAAATGATGCGAATGAATTTAAGACACGagaatgtaatatttttttatagcgAAAGCTATAATGTAAATAGTGTAATATAGTGAGAATTTATCTGGttgcgaagcaaaacaataagtAATGTTACcaacattaaaatttgtaaaaacgtatctttgaaatatttgcgaAAATGAAGGTCAGCTAAATACGCCCATAAGGAATGTGTaataatttcatacaaaagGAGGCTCACGCAGAAACGCCAAAAACCATTGCTCTCCAAGACAACAGTTTCAACACACTCAAAGTTACATAAAATCGAATTGTTAATCAAAAGCAAAGTTGTTAAACTAcagtgaaataaaagcaaaaaaatctaaacatgAGTTTCGCTGCACAACTCAAACGGTGACCAAAAGCgcctttttatttcacaatccTATCGTTAAGACCAGGGAACTATATTTATTGTATTAgctaaaataataatgtataGTTGAATAGTTATAGATTAGTATCATTTTGAATAAGTGAGAGTGTTTCATAAGCATATTGATGTTTGCAATAGCGTTACGGGCCAAAGTAGGGCTTCTTCAGAGCCGCATGTGGAGTTGCGGAGTTTGAAGCGgagttttaaaaaatatttatccttTGCTGGAATTTTAGTTGGAAAGAAGCATTCTTTCTCCTGGCACTCGCTTTTAATCTGATCTCTTCATCGTTTTTTGGGGAACCTTTCTCGGTTACATCGAACGTTGCTCACGATCCTCTTTTCAGTGacaagcgccacctagcgtaaaaCTAAACCTACCGCTGCTAGGTTTTATCGAACAGTTGCTCTCAACAAACcgtattatttataaaatggatattttatttacatctcATTTATTGACGGTTATGGTTTGGAATGATGTTTCCTACCAAGTCGATTCTAATGCCAAGCATGGTTCACGAAAAATGTCCGTTCAGGTTCGCCTTCTGCTTAGCGATCATTTCGAAACATGTCAAAAATGATATCGACAAAGAGATGCGAGATGTTTTCTAGTATCTATATTAAATTTAGATGAATTTCTGTATGAATTTTATACGAAATTTAATGACCTCAGCTGCAATATGCGCCACGCTTTCCAGTACCAAGTGTACAAAATTGTATGAACTCAGCTGAAATTTCGTAAACGAAACATCTATGCAACAGGACGATATAACGACTCAATTTTGCAGATGGTACACATGAACGTCAATTGACATTGACGTCAATGCAGAAAAATTCGCTTCCTGTACACCAGATTCTGTTTATCTACATGAAATACCTGCTGAACTAATAGAAATGAATAGAAGGTTTCCAACGTCATTTGGTGTCATATCGCGTGCTATAAAAATGAGTGCACGTCGGCAGATAGATCATCAATCGGCAAGTAACAACCGGTATCTAAACACTCCATCACAGCCAACATGAAGTTCGCATTCGCTTTCCTGCTCGCCCTGTTCGCGGTCCTGTGCGTTTGCCAGGCCTACCCACAACCCGCCGAGCAAGCAACCGCCTCCCAAGGTGAAGATGTGAAGGCAGGGGCCACATCCGACGATCAACTGATCGCTCAGCTGAAGGCAAACCCCAACGGACGTCTCTGGTGGACCCTCATCGGCATTGGAGCCAACATGCTAGCAAACGTCTTCAAAGGATAAATGttgtaatataaaataaaatatatttacttgACAAACGATTCTTTACTAAATAATGCGTTGTTTTTTACTCGTGGAGAACGGCCGAGCCAGTTATCTATGATCAAGATAATGCGTTATTGCTCATTTTAAGTAATTGTGTAAATAACAAAAGCTGAAGGTGAACTCATGatataaatgtttgtttaagtAATTCATTACACAAGCGACGCGTTCATATGTAGACTGACGGTTATGATTAGTAAGGTCTGACTGATTATCTGACCCTTTTAGGCCGATGTGTAGCAGGAATTACTTgatattcttcttcttccgtttGCAACTAATCCGATTCCTTTAGATCCATACATTTCTAAGCTTTTGTTGGACTTCATGCTCGTAAGAGGAAAATTAGACCAGCGCACAAACGAACGGTCCGTTCTGGACAATTTATGATCTGTTTTGTAGAGGTATTACGACAAGTTAAATACAATAAGAGAACTCACACGTTTTACCATAGTTGTTGTGGATTCCTAATGTTTGATAACAATTAGTAGGATAATCTCAGTGTAGGTTTAGTTAAAGTAGGTAAATTAGGTTTTTCTATAGATGTAAGCTAACTtagtaatttttaaaaaatgatttttcttatATTATCAAGTCCAAACACTAAATATAAAAACTGAACACCTGGTTacgctaaaacaaaaattgtatcaGTGCGGAGAGATTAATAATCTTACCCATTACTCCAAATTGCCAATGTGATGTCACATCAAGAAATTGTAcgatatatataaatataaagttCGGAGAAGAACttgaaagaaataaaccaaTGACTTGAGCAGTATTCCAGAAGAATAATTTTCAGCAGAACAAACTCCAAGAAGAGCTTCCGAGGTCATTGAACGATATATGTTAGTATTGCATTAGTAATTGTAATggcaaaaaatgtgaaaagtaCCAGTGTTTGAGatcataaaatattgttttattcagtGACAAGGATTACAACAGACCTCCCATAAAATCGGCCACAGGACGGATGATGTCCCACAAGGATCGTCCGTTGGGGTTTGCCTTCAGCTGAGCGATCAGTTGATCGTCAGATGTGGCCCCCGCCTTCACATCTTCACTTTGGGAGGCGGTTGCTTGCTCGGCGGGTTGTGGGTAGGCCTGGGTAAACGCTCAGGATCACGAACAGGGCGAGCAGGAAAGCGAATGCGAACTTCATGTTGGCTGTGATGGAGTGTTTAGATACCGGTTATTACTTGCCGATTGATGATCTATCTGGCAACATACATATGCTTTTATAGTATGGTTTGACTACTAATGACGCACAAAACGAATTCTCTTTCCATATATATCTATTTGCACAGCGGCTTtacagaacaaaaataaaaacattgcatTCTTTCGTCGCTTCTCCTGCctggataaatatttaaagaagATACTTTTCCGCATTAAGTGCgtcaatttgtttttccttatttttctattttctgatcattttcaacaaacaaatacttttCTCGTTGTGATATACGATTGCCGATAAGTATATCCCTTTATCAGACATAATTTCATCATTcaaaaaaatagtattttcTTAGGTTATCTTACCTTAGACTAAGTGTTTGTTAAGATATGGAAGCTATATAAACAGAAATGCTACAACAGTAACTTAATATTCCAATCAACAATTATTCGAATCTCAACGTTGTTTGGCTTcttcaaatttgttttaaacccTACCGAATAATTGCACGAAACAATTGCGCCCGTTGCTATACTATCCGAAGGACATTATGGCATTTCAACGTCATGCTTCAGTGCTTTGACGATACACCAAGAGCTTTTATTGCAGAATATGATCATCACTAACATTCTAAAGTTTTAATAACGTGTCGAGGTGCTGCTGGTTAATATAGAAAACGTAAAATTCTCAAATAccttttattgtaaattagtTTACTGGAAATAAAATTCGGGATGCTGACCAAAACCTAACACCTCCTAAAGGAACTGAAGGTACATACAGTACAGTACCTGTACTGCTTTTCACGTACGACTTAATTGGACAGAAAAAGGTTCCTGCCTGTCCGGACATTCAGAATAAATGGTGAGTTTAATCAACAGCctcatttcttttcttgtcagaaacacacacatactgctATTTTGATAAATGCTTTATATGATTCGAACCAATAAGGTCATCAATgtggaaaaaatcatcattctTGCTTGCTTTGACAGATGTAATTGTAATTTCGgcagaacaagaaaaagtatTGATCCGAAGATCACAACATAAAAATTGATTATAACttgatttatttgaatgatGCTAGCAAATTGCTAGATTTAGAAAGCCATTTTTAATGTGATATTTTAGGAGAAATAATACGTTACTCTCTCAATCTCTTTCTCAATCTCAATCTCAGCAATCTCTTTTTGGTGTCCTCGACGTCGAATTTAAAAATAGACCATACCACTGCTAAccaacatgtttttttctttcgcaaaaCAGTAACTAAGCTGTTCCCAATCACTCGTGTACCCTGAACTGTTTGTACAAGTTTGCTGACATGAACTGGCAACAACAACTCTCACAACTACGAAACTGTGAAAGATAAGTAATGACACaactgattttgtttcaccacGCTTTATTCAACCGCGGCTAATGCTGATTTTCAAGGAACTTGCTGATCAAATTCGATGCCAATCCCAGCCAGAAACGGCCCTTCGATGTTGACTGCAGCACGGCAATTTTCACTGGGTCATAAGGGCCTTCGTTAACTGGTTCCGGTTGATCACCACCGGTTGCACTTTCTTCCGTGGTAGCTTCTGCGCGAACCTGACAGAAGCATAGTACTGCGAGAACCACTAGTGTGGTTGTGAAAACGAACTTCATTTTGGGCCTATCGGATGCCCCGTACCGTACACTACAGATATTCAACAAACGTTCACAACTTCTTCCACGAACGTTTATATAGTGTCTTCGGTTTTCGCGGTGTCCTTCATAAACGGTTTGGCTGTGTTGTCACAAGTGGTGTGCGAACTACCGTCATCCGTGTTCGTCATCGAAACGGTGTGTCTGAAAGGTAATTGCTCCTATAAATCTGTTTTTGatttacagcaaaacaatgtGGCTGGaacattttacattaaatCGAAACACATTTGAACGATCGAAGAGAAACGAACAATCAGCTGACGTGAAATAGCTGACGTTCAGTTATTTGCTACGACGATCAGTTATAATATTTACGTTCAATTAATAAGACAACTACGTAAAGGCGCATGTCTCATTCGAAAGCTGTGAAGTTATAgaatgaaatgtttgcttcTCTCCTCAAATCACACACTTTGTTCTCTTTAGCTCATTTTTCCCACAGCAATAACAACTAGTAGAGATTGTTTTTGTATAGAAAATTCACACTTTATTGTGACGAAATTTTTGGCTCATTTTACATTCCGCAAAAGGGGACAGAAAGGTAGGGCAGAATCAGGAAGATAGGAGCAGGATAGGAATGTAATTCAGTCTTGAGGAGTTGAAGTCCGCTGGCCCATGCATTGGGCTAGAACGCGCACCGCTTACATCGTCTCCGAGCTGCTGTCGATCGCTTCGCCAACGTTGTCAGCGCTCTTGCCCTTGTGTCCGTGATGCTTCTTGTGATGCTTCTTGTGGTGCTTGGCACGGTACTCGCCGCCATGTTCGGCCGGCGCGTGGTAGGCCGGAGCCGGGGCGTAATGCGGGGCAGGAGCGTGGTGATAGGCCGGAGCTGGGGCAGGTGCGTGATGTCCGTATCCACCGTGGCCCTCGTGATGGCCGTGAGCGGCCGCCTTGCACGGCACGGGCTGATGATGAGGATCGCAGCTCACCAGCAGACTATGGCCGCACTTGACGGCCGGCGCTACTGCCGGGTAGGTGTGAACCACAGCCGGTCCGGGCACAACACCTCCATGATGACCTCCGGCGTGGCCGTACTTCGAGGGTGCCGCAATGGCCACACCAACCACAGCCAACAGAGCGATCGTAATAAAGCTGTTCATTGTCGTGATGTTTCTACTGTGATATACTACTGGTTGGAAGCTTTCACCGCTGACTGATGATCTTACCAACCGCGCACAGGTCATTTTATATCCCTCAAAGATCCCACGGGCTTTACCATTACCCAccgtgaaacaaacaaacgtggTTGACCTTTTTTTAGTCTTTCGCTTCTCAAAAGTTTCCTCAAACAATACAATTCCATGGTTGCCCGAATTTTGTGTTTACGCTTTCATAGCGGAGTAAGAAACACCTCCAACTCCAGGGGTTGCAGTTGTtgaaagaagaataaaaaacaggCACGCATAAGTTGGTATGGTTTGCTGAATTGGCGGCACAAGCAGatttgaacaacaacaaaaaaacctgacTCTAGCACCTTACGCAGTTTTGCATTATGCGTGTAAATCACGGCACAAGCGAGTTGAATCTGATATATCCTTAAGTAGAGAAGGTTAAAAACATTATTctttttacattacatttatAAATGTTATTGGTATAATTCACTTTTAAATCCGTTTACAAGCCAATGACTAGTGAATAAATATAGCGAAGAAAGCGACAAACTCGCGCTGGTGATTGATCATACAACCTATTTCCTTGATCATGACCCTTTGGTGAAAATTGGATATGGATTCTTCAACTACTGTTGGGATCTGAAAACCGACCCAACTGGGTCTCTTTGTACCAACTATGGCAAAGACCTCTTATAATTTTCTCAATGACCCACTTGTATATACTAACATATGaagtaaaatattgaaacCAGTATGCCGCTGAGATGCACAGATAACTGAGAGCTGGTATTGAAGTAAGGAATTAGTGGAGAGTTGGTGTATAATAAACTTCCTGAGCACACAAATAGA
This Anopheles marshallii chromosome 3, idAnoMarsDA_429_01, whole genome shotgun sequence DNA region includes the following protein-coding sequences:
- the LOC128712497 gene encoding vitelline membrane protein 15a-1-like, translated to MNSFITIALLAVVGVAIAAPSKYGHAGGHHGGVVPGPAVVHTYPAVAPAVKCGHSLLVSCDPHHQPVPCKAAAHGHHEGHGGYGHHAPAPAPAYHHAPAPHYAPAPAYHAPAEHGGEYRAKHHKKHHKKHHGHKGKSADNVGEAIDSSSETM